The following is a genomic window from Amycolatopsis cihanbeyliensis.
TCCTGGTTGCCGTTCGCTGCCGGGTCGTTCCTGCCAGGGCCGCGCGGGACGCCGGTTCCCGTCCCCGTCCCGTGGCGGATACTCCACGCCCGCAGCTCCCTTCCTCCGACGATGAGTTCGTGCCGGTCCCCAGATCCTCACGGTTGGACGTCGGTCGGCGTGATCAGGTTGCCGTAGCGTCGCACACGGGTTCGCGGATATGGGCGAGGGCACCCCACTGTGGGCGACGTGGTTACTTTCAGTGGGCGGAGCTCAGTGCCGGGTGATCCCGGATTCGCGCCCGGTCAGCCGGGGAACCAGCAGCGTAGCGGTCGCGGCCACGGCGGCGAACACGGCCGTGCCGCCATGGATGACGAGCCCGATCGAGCTACCGGCGGCGGAGGTGGTCGCGGACAGTAGCAGCGGGACGCAGGCCAGCGCGCTCACCAGCCAGGTGCCCGGTGCCGCGCTGGTACCGGTGCGGAGGGTGTCCAGCATGCACACCCCCAGCAAGAGCAGGACGAGGCTCTGGATCGGATCGACCGGCACCCCGAGCAGGTCGACCCGGCCGGCGTCGCCGGCGAAACTGGTGCGGGCGAAACCGAACACACCGAACATCGCGTAGCCGACGCCAAGGCCTGCCGCCGCCTTGCTGAGCACCGCGCCCATCCGGTCGTGCGGGTAGCGGGGTGCCAGCGCGGGCAGTGGCGGCCCGCTCACGTGCCGCTCGAACCACCAGAAGACCAGGGCCGCGGGCCCGGCGAGCAGCGCGAGGGCCATCAGTAGGCGCGGCTGGGCGAGCCAGGCCGGTCCCACGCTCACCCGTTCCGGCAGGTAGACGGCGGAGACCAGGACCAGTATCGCGCTGAGAAAGGCGAGGTACAGGCTCATCGGCGCGCGCAGGGCGAACCCGGCCGCGCCGGCCAGCGCGGGCCGCCGGGCGAGGACCGCGAGCGGGCGAGCCAGCAGGGCGAGCAGCCCGAGGTGGGCAAGGCCGAGCAGGAGCGCGGGAACGATCGGTCCGGCCAGTGCCGGAGGCGTTCCCGGCACGCCGAGCAGCAGCGGCGGCCACGCCCCGAGCGCGGTGGCCACCACCAGCGTGCCCGCGGACACGGAACCGAGGCCGAGCAACAGGCGGCGCGGCGCGCGGCCGTCCAGGTGCAGGAAGGCGAGTTGCTGGGCGAGCAGCGCGAGGCCGACCGCGGCCAGGTCCGCCAGCCGCGGCGAGCCGGTCCGCTGTGCGGCAAGGTCGAGCAGCGGAACCACGCCGAGCACGGCGAGCAGGACCACCCATGGCCCCCTGCGATGCAACGCCAGCAGCGCCGGGGCGAGCACGATGGTCACCAGGTACGCCCCGAGCAGCCACAGCGGATGCAGCGCGATTCGCATCACCGCCGAACCGGTGCCGGGTGGGATGGCCAGCAACTCCAGCGCCAGCGGGACCGCGAAGGCCACCACGGCGAAGATCAGCGCGGGACGCAGCAGCCGGCCCGCCCGGTGCGCCAGGTACTCGCGGTACCCGCCGCCCGCGTCCAGCACCGCACGCCAGCCAGCGGCGTTGGCATGGCCACCCGCGAAGAAGAACACGAAAGCGAGTTGGGCGAGCCAACTCACCGGCCAGAGCCAGTCCTCGGAAGCACCGGTCCAGCGGGCGAGCGCGATACCGGCCTCGCCCAGCACGAGCGCCACCACTCCCGCGACGCCGAGCATTCCCCATCGGCTGCCGTGCCGCGGTACCGTGCCCGCACTCCCGCGCTCCGCGGAGCGTCGTACCGCGTGCCGCCTGCGCAGCCACCAGCGCAGCCGGAAGGGCAGCAGCAGCCCGATCGCGCCGACGCCGGCGAGCATCGGCCCGATGGGTTCGCCGATCGGTGGCCCCCAGCGCTGGTGCCAGGAGTTGACCACCAGTCCGGCCGAGTACAGCGAGGCGACGACGCCGCACAGGTCCGCGGAGCCCGCGGGCTTGATCCCGCACATGGCGTGCATGTCCGCCGACAACCGGTCGTCCAGTGCCTTCCTGGCGTCCTGACCGAGCGGCTGCCCCTTCGCGGCGGCATAACGGAGCAGGTCGTAACCGAGGTCGTGGGCCCGGCAGGAGGTGCCGTAGTCCCAGCGCGTGTTGTCGTCGCCCCACGGGGTGGAGCAGCCGCCGCCGACGTGGATGGCGCGCAGGGTGCCATCCGGCGCCATCTCTCTCGCGGGCGTGACGCCGGTCACCGTGGTGAAGTCGGCGGGCAGTGTGCCGAGCACGTCCGCCCCGGATTCCGGCGCGAGGAGCCCGTCGATCGCTTGCCGCGCGGCCGCCACATCGGCCCCGAGCTTTTCCTGCGGGGGTGGGGCTGCGGAGCGGGAGGCCATGAAGCCGAAGCCGACCACGACCAGTAACAGCAGCAACACCCATGCGGATGTCCACAGCGGACGGCGCACGCGCGGTGGCGGATGCGGCTGCTGCGTGATCATGTAATCCAGACTGGCAGGAACGGGTGGGGGCGAACATCGGGCTATCCCCCGATGTTCGCGATCTTGACGGAATGTGGTCCGATCAGGCTACAAGCCCCCGCGTGGTCGTCGCTGTAAGTGGCCGGTGTGCCGCGACAGGTGGGGCCGAACGGGTTACGGTTTGCCGGTCGTGCCGTCCGGCGCGCCGCTGTTCGATACGGCGTGTTCCAGGAAAAGTTCAGTCGAATTGCATTGGCACACCCGTAATGTGGACGCGTCCGGCTGATGATTCGGCTGCGGTGCGGTCGCGACTGGTTCGGTCGAGGATTTACGTGCACTTCGGGTCGACGCCGAATTTGCCGAGAGGGGGAGAAAATTCGGCCGCCGGGTGCGCTGCCGGTCCGTCGAACATGCCGGTCCGAGGTAGCGAGCCACGTATCCCCATGAGGGTTATTCAGAACGACCCAGCGACCGCGGGCCGCCAGGCCCGTGCGAGCGGTCGTTGCAGCTCACCGCACTGGTGAGGCGCATTGCAGACCTGAATAACCCGACCGCGGAACAAGCCACCAGGTGGTCATCGGCCCGGCACTCAAGGGGTGGCAGGGTCACGGACAGGCTGTATCCGTGACCCTGCCACCGCCCATGGGGCCGAACTCCAGCGCGTTCAAGAATTCAGAATAGTTGAACCCGCTGCCGGTACGTTCAGCTATTATGTTTCCTGTTGTGTGGGGTGGTGACCCGGATGACGGTCCGGCTCAATGGTGATTCCTCGCCGAGGCGACGAAGATCCAAGACCGATGCCGAGCCGAAGGGGAGGGAATTGGATCTCGATCAGCCGGTCGATGAATCGGAGGAGGCCGGTGAGGCCCCGAGCCCGGGTCGTGACGTCGCGATCGCGGGCTTCCCGCGGCGGAACGATCAGGGCTGGTGGCCGATGCGGTAGCTACCCGCCTTCCGGGCCGGCATCCGGGTGAAATGGGGTGACGGGTGGCTGGGTAGTCGCAATCATGTCCCTTGCACGACGGTGACCGCGTCCCGGGGGTCGGCTGGGGGAGATTCTGCCGACGGCGCGGCGGTATTCGGCGGGGGCGGCTGGCATGGGTGACGACGCGGCTACGTTCGGCAAGCAACTGCGTGCCCTCCGCATCCGTGCCGGATTGACGCAGCGTGACCTCGCCAGTCGAACCGGGCTCAGTGAACGCGCCGTCCGCTACCTCGAGCAGGGGCGGATCGCCGGGCCCCGGCGGGAGTCCATGCGGCGGCTCGCCGAGGCGGTCGGGCTGGCGACCGGCGAGGAGACACCCGCGAACGCCATGGTGGACGGCGCCGACGATGACCAGTTCCGGATCGGCATCCTCGGCCAGCTCGAAGTGACCAGTGCGGGTGCGCCGCTCGCCCTCGGCCCGATGAAGCGACGTTGCTTGTTCGGGTTGCTCGCCTTGCGGCCCAACACGGTGGTCACGCACGAGGAGATCATCGGCGTGCTCTGGGGGGAGCATCCACCCGCGAGCTGCCTGAACCTGGTGCATACGTACGCGTCCGGGCTGCGCAAGGCCATCAGGTCCGTCCGCGACCGGCCCGAGGAGCTGATCGTGTCCACGCACGGTGGGTACACGCTCACCGTGGGCCCGGCGGAGTTGGACCTGTTGCGCTTCGACGAGTTCGCGGCGAGGGCACGGCGGGTGAGCGACGACGATCCGGATACGGCCGTCGACCTGCTCGACCAGGCATTGGGTTGCTGGCGGGCGCCGGTACTCGCCGACCTGCACGCCGGCGTGCGCCGGCATCCGGCCGCGGTAGCGGTGGCCGGGAAGCGGCTCGATGTCGCGCTGGCCTATGCCGACCTCGCCTTCGACCGAGGTGCCCACGAAGGTGTCCTGGAACGCTTGCGGCCGCTCGCGCACGAGGAGCCACTGCACGAGGGCCTGCATGCGCGGTTGATGGCCGCCTTGGCCGGTTGCGGCCAGCAGGCGGCCGCGCTGCGGCTGTTCGACGAGGTCCGGCGCCGGCTCAACGAGGAACTCGGTGTCGGGCCGGGGGCCGAGATCCGGTCCGCGCACCTGCGTATCGTGCGCGACGAGTCGCCGGTGGCCACGCCGCGTACGACGAGGACCATGCCGGTACCCGCGCAGCTTCCGGTAGCCGTGGCCGGGTTCGTGGGCAGGGAGGAGCACCTGCGGCAGCTCGACGCGTACCTGCGGCCGGGGCACGAGCGGGGCGGGCCGGAGGCCGCGATCTCGGTGATCACCGGTGCGGCCGGGGTCGGCAAGACCGCGCTCGCCGTGCACTGGGCGCATCGGGTGCGCGCGGATTTCCCCGACGGCCAGCTGCATGTCGACCTGCGTGGTTATGCGCGGACCACGCCGGTAGGGACCGCGGAGGCACTGACGCCGTTTCTGCGCGCGCTCGGAGTGCCCCCGGAACGCGTACCCGTGAACGAGGAGGAAGCCGCGGGCCTTTACCGGACATTGCTGGCCGACCGCCGCGTGCTCGTGCTGCTGGACAACGCCGTGAGTGCCGATCAGGTGCGGCCACTGCTTCCCGGCAGCCCGACCTGCGCGGTCGTGATCACCAGCAGGGACCGGCTGTCCGGTCTTGTGGCCAACGAGGGCGCCCGCCACCTGGCGCTCGACGTGCTCGAACCGGCCGACGCGGAGGCGCTGCTGATGCGGATGCTCGGCGAACAGCGGGCCGGAGCCGAACCGGCCGCCGTCGCGGAACTCGTCCGCGCCTGCGCCTACCTGCCGCTCGCGCTGCGGATCGCCGGTGCCAACCTCACGGCCATGCCACATGCCACCATCGGCGCGTACACCGCCGAACTCCGCGACCAGGGCGGGATGTCCGGCCTGGCGGTCGAGGGGGAGTGCGGGGACGCCGTGCGGACCACACTCGACCTCTCCTACGCCAGGCTCGAGCCGGAAACCCGCCGGTTGTTCCGGTTCCTCGGTCTGGTCCCCGGCCCGGACTTCACCGCGGACGCCGCGGCGGCACTGGTCGACCGGACCGGGCGAGATGTCCGTAAAGGACTGCGCTCACTGGTGAACGCCAGCCTGTTGCAGGAGCGGGTGGCGGGACGCTACCGGTTCCACGACCTGCTTCGCGAGTACGCCGCCGAGTGCGCGGGACAGGAGGACAGCGCCGCTGGGCTACGCGCGGCCCGCGAACGGCTGTTCGACTTCTATGTGTACAACGCCGGCGCGGCGACCAGCGTGCTGTACCCGTACGTTCCACAGGAACCGACAGCACGGGAAGTCACTGCGTCGCATATCGTGAGTCTGCCCACCGCCTCCGCGGCGGTCGATTGGTTGGATTCGGAGTTACTCAACATCGTATCCGCTGCGATCGCCGCGCCCACGCATGGCGCACATTCCTACTCGTGGCGAATGGCAGAAGCTTTGCGGGATTATTTTCGTATTCGAGGATACGGAACCGATGGCTTGCGTGTGTGCAAGGCGGCATTAAGCGCGGCGCGCGAACTAGGTGACGAAAATAGCGAAGCTTTGGTCCTCGGTATTCTTGGTCTGATTTATATAAATCTCAGTGACTACCAGCACGCAATCGCCTTGTACCAAGATGCACTCGTGCTGCATCGGAAGTCGGCGGACCGTATCGCGGAAGCATCTGCACTGCTGGAAATTGGTCGGTGCTGTTCCTACCTGGGCGAGCCGATGCGGGCCATTGAGAGTTACGAGCGGGCGCTGAACCTGAACCGGGCGGTCGGCAACTCTCGCGGCGAGGCCAGCGCGCTGAACTACCTCGGTGTGTCCGCCCGCTCGTTGGGAAGGACGGGTCAGGCTTTGATGTATGGCAACGGTGCGCTGAGGTTGGCTCAACGCCTCGACGCCCGGGACGTCGAGGCTCAGTCGCTGCACAGCATCGGCCTGACGAACTGGGCACGGGGCAGCCTGGACGAAGCACGCGAGTACCTGTTATCAGCTTTGGAAATCACCCAGCTGATCGGGCACCGGCATGGCGAGGCGGTTACGATCCTGTGTCTTGCCGAGACCAACTGTGACGCCGGTCGGTACGCGGAAGCCGAAGCCCAGGCACGCGACGGCATGGAACAAGGCCGGGAACTGGGTGAGCGCAGGCACGAGATCATTGGACTCGACGTGCTCGCGAAGGTTAACCGGGGACGCGGCCAGCATGCGGACGCCATGCGGCGCTACCGCGTGGCGCTTCGTCTCGCCAGGGAATTTGGTGACCGTTATAACGAGATATCCGTACTCCACGGACTCGTGGCCACGTGCCGTGGCGGTGGTCAGCCGAGTGAAGCGGTTGCGTATGGTCAGGAGGCGCTCATCAAGATACGTAGCACGGCGATCAGGTTGTTCGAAGGGAGCGTGCTGACCGAACTGGCACACACCTATCTGGACATTGGTGACCTGAAGAGAGCCGCTGAGTACGTCGAACGAGGATTCACCATCGCGCTGGAACGTGGTCAACGCCTCGCCGCGGCTCGGTCACTGCACGTGTCAGGACTCATTGAGCGGGCCGCCGGGAGGCTCGATATCGCCCGGGACCGCTGGCGAGCCGCACTGGAGATCTACGTCTCGGCCGGTGGGGCGGAGTCCGCCGATCTTCAAGCGCTGCTGGACGCGTCGAGTGGCTAGCGTGAGGTGGTGCCCCGGTGCTCGGTCGGGTTTGTGCTTTTCCGGCCGTCCGCGGCGAGGCTCACCCGGTTGCGGCCCGCTTCCTTGGCCACGTACACGGCCCGATCGGCGGCGTGCATCAACGAATCCAGCGTGTCCGCGTGATCCGGGTACACGGCGACACCGATCGAGGCGGTTCTCCCGGTGATGACGGTCTGACTGCCCCGCTTGTCCGTCGTGTTGATCGCCAGCTCGCCGATGGCCTGACGGACGCGTTCCGCTGCGGTGATCACCGTGTCCTGGTCGGTGTCCGGGAGAAGCACGAGAAATTCCTCGCCACCGAACCGGCCTATGACGTCGGATGGTCGAGTCACTTCACCGAGTGCCTGGGCGACCATGATCAGCACGTCGTCGCCTGCGGGGTGACCGAACGTGTCGTTGATCCACTTGAAGTGATCGAGGTCCAGCATCAGCAAGGCGACGCTGTTGCCCGAGCGACCGGCCCGTGCCAGCGCTCGTTCGGCGCGCTCGGACCAGCCCCGCATGTTGTACACGCCGGTCTTGGAGTCCGTCCGCACGTCGTTCTGCAGTTGGTCGATCTCCGCCAGGCGATTGAACACGACGGTTACCACGGCCATGATCCCGACTGCCGGGGGCACGGTGACCACCAGGATCGCGGTCACCGCACCCAGACCGATCGTCACGGCCTCGAGCAGGTTGTCCGCCTTGCTGCCGAGTACGTTACGTACGGTTGGGGCCGAGGCGGCACCGAGCGCGAGGATCCCGCCGATATAGGCGACCTGGACCGCCTCGTACACCAACCCGGCGACGATGAAGGCGAGGAACTCCCACAGTGCGTCGATTCCGATTGTCGCGCTTCCCGACGGCGAGCCGAGCGCACCGAAGGTGAGATGCGCCAGTGCCGCGGCCGCGCCGTGCGTAACCGAGGAGAAGACGAAGTTGTGCGCCGGCCTGCGCGCGATGAACCACCGCTGGACCCTGACCAGGCCGACCACGAGCAGTGCCAACGGGATCGGCAGGATGATCGCGGCCGGGAACACCCAGACGGCGGTGAGGTCGATGAGCACGGTACGGGTACGATTCCGGCGTCGCTCTTCCTGCCGGTGGGTCAGCTGGATATGAATTGTCGCTCCGCCGGCGAGTATCGCACATCGGAGCCAGTCGGCGACGTTCGGAGGTGGAGCGTTCGCGATCGCGGCGCCCAAACCGACCAGCGTCACGAGTTCCATGGCGAGCAGAAAGGCGACCGTCCTCTTCGGCCGCTGCCACAGCGCCCAGCCTCGGGGGTGGAAGGAAGGGCGGCTGCGTGCCGGTTCCAATTCGTCACGCTGGGTGTCAGAATGTTCGGGCCTGGTACGGGCGGCCGGGCTCACGGTCGGACCTTGATCACCAGTCCCGGTCTTCCCGTGCTGTTCTGAGTCATGTTCTACTGTCTGCCGTGATTGTTCGTGTGATGACGCTGTCACTTGTACACCTCCTCTCGCCTGATGCAGCCGACGATCAGGTAACTACACTGAGCTTGGAGTGAAATGGGCTCCTGTCCTTTGGCGGGTATCATCTCACCGCATGAGTACCGCTGACCTCGGGCTGTGGTCTTGACCGGCACAACCCAATCAACGTGCATGTCGATCGGAGGTGTTTCCGTTGGCGGACCGTGACTTCTGATATTCGACTGCGTCACATGCTTCGTCTTTTCTAGCGCGCTGGAGGTGAGAAACCATGTCGGACCGTGACTTCTGAGTCCGTTCGTGGGACGTGATGGCGGTGCACGTGGTTCCGTGGGTCGTCGTGAATACCTGCCGCGGATGCCAGCGTCTGTGCTATGCGAAACCCGGTAACGGTAGCTCCCGGAAGAGAGCATGGTCGGTTGCTGGATGGCGGCCCTCTTCATGCCGGCTGTCACGTTGGGTGATTCGCCGGTAGGGCCGAGACCTTCTTCCGCGTACCTGCCCAAGCCACCGCGACGGGAACGGCCACCACCAGGCCGATGACGCCGACAAGCGCCACCGTGTCGACGGTGGAGCCGAGCCATTCCGCGATCGCGCCGCCGAGTGCCACACCGAGTCCCTGAGCTACCCGTAGCCCGGTGCGATAAACGCCACCCGCGCTGCCGCGCTTGCTGTTCGGCACCCAGGTGTTGAATGTCGCGCTGACCGTGATGATGTACGCGCCGGCTGCTCCGGCGAGGGCCAGCAGCGCCAGCGCGGTGAAGAGGCTGGGTTGCGCGGCGAAGCCGATCAGGACGGCGACCGAGGCGGTTGCGAGCGCGCCGACCAGCTTGCGCCGGGTTTCGGCCGAGGCGAACTTGGACAGCAAGTAGGCGCCGACGATGAAGCCAAGCGGGTCAGCAGCGAGCAGCCAGCCGACCGCGTGCTCCGGCGCGCCGAGTTGGTGGGCGAGTGGCGCAGCCAGCCCTTCGGGCACGACGGCGAGCCCGACCAGCCAGGACAGGCCGAGCAGTACCCGGAGTCCTGGCTGAGCGAACACCCAGCGAATCGTGCCGAACCAGGGCTCGTGCGGGCTACCGGCGGCAGGCCTGTGTCGGACCCACCGTCGCACCACGAACGCGCTGACCAGGAACGTCAGCGCGTTCAGCAGCAACGCCCATGACGTCCCGATGAGGGAGATCAGTAGGCCACCGGTAGCCAGCCCGACCAGCATCATGACGTTGGTCGTGATGCCACGAAGATCCTGGCTGCGCAGGTAGAGATCGTCGTCGGAGATCACTTCCCTGGTCAGCGCGTTCTGCGCGGCGTTGGCCGGCGCGAGCACCAGCTGCACCACGACCACCAGTGCGCAGAGCAGCCCGAACGGGACGCCGGGGATCGCCATCAGGCCGACCAGGCAAGCCGAGGTGAACGTGCAGGCGGACAGCAATGAACGTCGCGGGTACCGGTCGGCGAGCTGCGCGAGACCGAGCCCTCCGGCGAGCGCGGGCAGGAAGGTCAGCGCGTACACCGCGGCGGCCCACAGTGCCGAGCCGGTGCGGCCGTACACCAACAGCGCGAGCGCGACCTTCGCGAGCTGGTCACCCATCACCGACTGTGCCTCGGCGGCCCACAGTGCCCTGAACTCGACGTCGGCCAGCGGCGCTGTCACTCGCGGCGCTACGTTGGTACTCACCGTCCGATCACCTGTCCCCCTCGAAAGCAGCGCGCCATTCCTGCAGGGCAGTCCTCCTTCGACGGAACGGGTCCCGGTCTCACGGGTGCGACCTCCATGACAACTTTAAGTATGCCGTTGGCTACGCGGAGACGAACAGGAAACCACGACCGAATCGGACTAAAGGAGGGACCGGCTCGACCACCTAGGCACATCCGAAAGTCTGAATGAACACTCCGCGTGTCGGCTCCCGGGTTTACGGCCGCTCGGGTGAGCGACCCGCCGGGCACTATCACGGAGCCGATCAACAGTCACTCGTTCGGCGCTTCGCGGGTGCCGTTCGTCGCTGCCCCGCGCATGGAACCCCGGCGGTGGTCAACACTGTGCGTAGAGCCAGTTGCAGCATCAAGGGCTGTGTCGGGGCTGGCCAGTGGGGAGAGAACGATGGACATGCTGGAAGGCAAGGCGGTGGTGGTGACCGGTGCCGGGCGCGGGCTCGGCGAGGCGTTCGCTATACATCTGGCCCAGGCCGGTGCGGCGGTCGTGGTCAACGATGTGGACGCCGAGTTGGCCGAACGCACCGCGGAGAACATTCGCGCGCACGGCGGACGCGCCGTGGCGAGCGCGGACACCGTGACCGATCCCGCGCGGGCGCAGGCCATCGTCGACCTGTGCGTGCGGGAATACGGCACGATCAGTGGACTGGTGAACAACGCGGGGGTGAACTACGAAGCGTCACCGTGGCAGGAGGACCCGGAGCAGATTCGGGACCTGATCGAGGTGAACGTGCTCGGGGTGATCTACACCGGCACGGCCGCGGCCAGGGCCATGGTCGAGCACGGCGGGGGTGGCTCGATCGTCAACGTGTCCTCCGGTGCCTCCCTGGGGCAGCGCAAGCTCGGCACCTACGCGGCGAGCAAGGGCGCGGTGGCCTCGCTGACCTACTCCTGGGCACTGGACCTCGAGGAGGCCGGTATCCGGGTCAACGCGGTGTGCCCACTGGCGCACACCAGGATGGTCTGGAAGTCGGAGCGGTCGCTGCGCAACTGCCCGCCGGACCGCACGCCTTCCCGGATCGCACCGCTGGTGCTCTACCTGCTCGCCGACAGCTCGGACGGCATCACCGGCCAGCTGATCCGGTGCAACGGGCCGCAACTGCACCTGGTCGGCCAGCCCTACCTCAAGGCGCCGATCCTGGAGCGGCCGGTATGGGACACCGACAGCATCCGGCAGGCCTTCGACGAGGTGTTCAGCGCGCACCTCGAGCCTTATGGACTGGAGAAGCGGGTGCCGCCCCGGCTACGCAAGTGGACCGAAGGCGCGGCCTGAGGTTCAGGTCTGCGCGGTCTCGTACAGCGACTCGATGTCGGGCCGGTAGCGTTCGGCGATGATCCGGCGCTTGAGCTTGAGCGTCGGGGTGACCTCGCCGGTCTCCGGGGTCCAGGTCTTCGGCAACAGGTGATACCGCTTCACCTGCTCCACCCTGGCCAGGCGGTCGTTGGCCGCCCGCACCGCACGGTCGATCTCCTCCCGGATCGACGGATGCTCGGCGAGTGCCGTCACGTCCTGGACCTCGATGCCCCGCGCGGCGGCCCACGCGGGGGCGATCTCGTCGTCCAGCACGATCAGCGCCGTCACGTACGGCCGCTCGTCCCCGATGGCGACCGCCTGCCCGATCAGCGGATGCTCCTTCAGCAGTCCCTCGATCCGGGTCGGTGCGATGTTCTTGCCGCCGGAGGTGATGATCAGTTCCTTCTTCCGGTCGGTGATCGTGACGTAGCCGTCCTCGTCCACCGTGCCGATGTCGCCCGTGGCCAACCAGCCCTCGGCATCGGTCGCCTGCTCGACCGTGCCGTCGGCGTCGAGATAGCCCGCGAACACGATGGGACCGCGCACCAGCAGCTCGCCGTCCTCGCCGGTGCGCACCTCGATATCGGCCAGCGCCTTGCCGACGGTGCCCGCCTTGAACGCGGACGCGGTGTTGCCCGTGGCCGCGCCCGTGGTCTCGGACAGCCCCCAGACCTCCTGGATCTCGACACCGAGACCGGCGAGGAAGTACAGGACCTCGAGCGGCAACGCGGCGGCGCCGCTCACCGCGACCAGCAACTCGTCCAGCCCGAGCAGGTGCCGGACCGGTGCCAGCACCGTGCGGTCGGCCTCCGCGATCCGTTCGGCCAGCTCGGCAGGCACTTCCTTGCGCTCGTCGCGCAGCCGGTAGCCCTGCTGCAGCAGCTCGTTCGCCGCCTCCAGCGCGGTGCGCCGTTCCTCGGGGGCCTGCGCGAGCATGTTCTTCATGCCCGCGACCATCTTCTCCCAGACCCGGGGGACGCCGAAGAAGCTCTGCGGTCGCACCGTGCTGAGCGCGCCGACCACGGCGGTCGGGTCGGCGAGGGTGTGTACGTGCCCACCGGTGACGATCGGCAGGTAGATCGACAGCTCCCGCTCGGCGATGTGCGCGAGCGGCAGGTAGGCGATGTTGCGCAGGTGCGGCGGCAGCTCATGCAGCTGCTGGATGGCGAGCGCCTCGTGGATCGCGTTGCGGTGGGACAGCACCACGCCCTTGGGGTCCCCGGTGGTTCCGGAGGTGTAGATCATCGAGAGGGGGTCGTCCGGCGCGACGGCCTCGCCTGCCCGTTCGAACACCCCGGGGTCGGCGGCGTGCAGCTCCCGGCCTCGCTCCCGCACGGCGGCGAGACTGACGAACCGGTCGTCGCCCGGGGGCACGGCGGTCTCCTCCACCAGCACGATCCGGGCAAGGGCCGGCAGCTCGTC
Proteins encoded in this region:
- a CDS encoding SDR family NAD(P)-dependent oxidoreductase codes for the protein MDMLEGKAVVVTGAGRGLGEAFAIHLAQAGAAVVVNDVDAELAERTAENIRAHGGRAVASADTVTDPARAQAIVDLCVREYGTISGLVNNAGVNYEASPWQEDPEQIRDLIEVNVLGVIYTGTAAARAMVEHGGGGSIVNVSSGASLGQRKLGTYAASKGAVASLTYSWALDLEEAGIRVNAVCPLAHTRMVWKSERSLRNCPPDRTPSRIAPLVLYLLADSSDGITGQLIRCNGPQLHLVGQPYLKAPILERPVWDTDSIRQAFDEVFSAHLEPYGLEKRVPPRLRKWTEGAA
- a CDS encoding AMP-dependent synthetase/ligase, which translates into the protein MTSQPSVAGRTEGKTIPSLLRRNAMEYGDLPALTSLDAEGLPTLTWSQLREEIAAVARGLADLGLRAGQRMLIMAGSRPEHLVADLAATQLAAIPCTAYATLSSEQISFVARHSAAPIAVLEGVGELDRWLPVLDELPALARIVLVEETAVPPGDDRFVSLAAVRERGRELHAADPGVFERAGEAVAPDDPLSMIYTSGTTGDPKGVVLSHRNAIHEALAIQQLHELPPHLRNIAYLPLAHIAERELSIYLPIVTGGHVHTLADPTAVVGALSTVRPQSFFGVPRVWEKMVAGMKNMLAQAPEERRTALEAANELLQQGYRLRDERKEVPAELAERIAEADRTVLAPVRHLLGLDELLVAVSGAAALPLEVLYFLAGLGVEIQEVWGLSETTGAATGNTASAFKAGTVGKALADIEVRTGEDGELLVRGPIVFAGYLDADGTVEQATDAEGWLATGDIGTVDEDGYVTITDRKKELIITSGGKNIAPTRIEGLLKEHPLIGQAVAIGDERPYVTALIVLDDEIAPAWAAARGIEVQDVTALAEHPSIREEIDRAVRAANDRLARVEQVKRYHLLPKTWTPETGEVTPTLKLKRRIIAERYRPDIESLYETAQT